One part of the Vitis riparia cultivar Riparia Gloire de Montpellier isolate 1030 chromosome 15, EGFV_Vit.rip_1.0, whole genome shotgun sequence genome encodes these proteins:
- the LOC117932233 gene encoding uncharacterized protein LOC117932233 translates to MPMEAASASSPSPAVSSPTASDPKLHFLKQIRSHEIAIGELSNLPTSRNVYQKNGNLFFRTTIQKATASEQKQLNSAKAKLQKLNSP, encoded by the exons ATGCCAATGGAGGCGGCTTCTGCTTCATCGCCTTCTCCCGCAGTCTCCTCGCCCACTGCTTCAGATCCCAAACTCCACTTCCTCAAGCAG ATAAGAAGCCATGAGATTGCTATTGGAGAGCTCAGTAATCTTCCCACCTCCAGG AATGTGTACCAGAAAAATGGGAATCTCTTCTTCCGCACGACCATCCAGAAAGCTACAGCTTCTGAACAGA AGCAACTTAATTCGGCCAAAGCTAAGCTACAAAAGCTGAATTCACCATAA